In the Glycine max cultivar Williams 82 chromosome 6, Glycine_max_v4.0, whole genome shotgun sequence genome, gaagtgtcagctggtgtacgccattcTGACAcagatgagcattcacgtggctcagttaatcacTGATGCtatctatctatttgcaggtatggcgcctaccaggcaccctctggacccggataagtccaacagggccctgggatttcccgcctagatcacaggactctgccagtcgttcgaagtccccgtcgcacctagcaaggtgattcggccgcccatcacccgagctttttattgagaagtattgcacacagagacaggcccagggggatgctccgcaggccacagacgcgccgccacctcatcaggttggtccagccggatcgtttgatacggagcagtatttgcggcatttggttcgccagcaggcggccaaccaccgggctcaTGTACaaacccatgattgtctttaccagatgagcctcagcctgcagagccagggttttacttcttttccgtgccttactccggaccagttcagggcagaggtcgcatggcttggagattggcctgaggcccgggcaggagaggcgccaacagaggcaccagcagaggctcccgacgaggcagatgaggcccgccaggacgaggagatgaccgatttattggatttcttaggagggagcggggccacatgattgggagatcccttggtccatatttctttttgtttccatttttcttgttatatatcatcttatttttgtttgactgagggactaacgtttgtttcgttttgattgacctttgttttgtgcatacatgtcgtttgaactgttacgttagtatttactttgttgttgtcaataatgtttgttgaaattccggaaccgtgtagagtttttcatttaggaacttcgtcctaaaaaataaaatgaaccaaaaatcctaataaaaagaaagaagcgttgtggaTAAAAGTcgtgttcataaagaaaagaaaaaggtttttatatatgtgtaaaaggaaagtgtgtataaaaggattcttatgtgtaaatgatgcgtggaaaggaattcttgtgtgtgtgagcaacgagtgtatatggagaaacttttgtatgaaccataagtgtgtgttgggaaaaataaaaatctttgaatgtaaatagggtttgtatatagaccgtgtgacgtaaagagaaagagttctaatgcgtgtacagaaaaagtttatcatatataagaatgtagatgtacaaagaaaagttttcctcataaaggaccacaggtgtataattttagtgaaaaaataaaacaaaaaggaaaaagaaagaaagaccgcgaaggtcgacatgttatagttaagaagtataaatcattcataaagagcaaacgtatcttctggaaacaagggactgatgctaagagtttatttttcggaatgaaccgagataaggatggatgaattcattgaactgatgaaagaacataacttggaaacgttgggtctatctgtgtaaattcccaaccgtagtatcacaatgccgtaaatgggatgcttgagtgcccacctggctgtagccatgactaattttgcacgttgttttcaaatcatcattgtcacgcgtgccttatggaataatatggaagttcggcccgaaatcgacgccttgacacccaaatttgtttcgccccagatatcaagattggggttcccacgataaaagacccctttgaaacacaaccttagacctctttgaaccttggcctataaaaaaaggaatcctcatcctttcccccaaagcaaaggacagcagaatctcctcaagggagagcaaatagaatgctaaaacccgatttcccaaagaaaggaacgggggaggaaaagtgaaaagaaagaaaaggaagaaatggaaagaaagaaaaaagaaaaaaaaaggtgaaaataaagaaaagaacagaagaaaggaaagaaggattcccgatcaaagatcgaaaagaagtgaaaagggaaaagaagcaattctcgattaatgaaagaaagaggatagaaattcttcaagccagattgccactcaaaatcattctcgactggcaatatcccaccccacatgagcaaagaggaaaagaccgaaacacccagcttcctcacctaaaacactaccctcgagaaaatcctattggtccgtgatcgtacgtttgatctttgattcgataggaagttgtgtgcaaaataaagtcatggtgcagttatggtttgggaataggataaaacacttgcctatgtgagttttatacactatgagggatttattttcagcttagcccgatgtttcccctgcatgttcatttaaaagctaaaagttgacatcctgcccttcattctcggttacaaggaagattacccttggcacaagtatattgtttctctaagatttggtgctctcgcgaatgatttatttttatttacgaaaagcatgtttgcctttcaggtggaaaaacccgatGGActgttcggtcctgccaacttTTTcagagcccatgaattgcgttttcgttcatgcgtcctccaccctcgagtttggagccatgcgtagtgattgcttagtgcaattctccattctcaagcttttctttttggagccccatgaatgttattgcctagcgctgttcattcatcctccacccacgagtttggagccatgcatagtgattgctaagtgcaattctccattctcaacccttttttggagcccatgaattgcgtttttgttcatgcgtcctccaccctcgagtttggagccatgcgtagtgattgcttagtgcaattctccattttcaacccttttttggagcccatgaattgcgttcccgttcatgcgtcctccacccacgagtttggagccatgcgtagtgattgcttagtgcaattctccattctcaaccctttttcggagcccatgaattgcgttttcgttcatgcgtcctccaccctcgagtttggagccatgcgtagtgattgcttagtgcaattctccattttcaacccttttttggagcccatgaattgcgtttccattcatgcgtcctccacccacgagtttggagccatgcgtagtgattgcttagtgcaattctccattctcaaccctttttcggagcccatgaattgcgttttcgttcatgcatcctccacccacaagtttggagccatgcgtagtgtttgcttagtgcaattctccattcccaacccttttttggagccccatgaattgcgttttcgtttatgcgtcctccacccaagagtttggagctatgcttcatgattgactagtgaggaccctctagtgcaatcctccattctccagagtttttcatcgtcaagggcggatcctcttgactgggaaatgtgatctttgttattttcccgattgattcctttcccaaatgtgtatatatatagtttgttgttcttgttgttgtttgtattttgttttgtgttgtgcagaaaagaagaaggagtagagacgagagtcatCATGGACTAgtcacggaaagggcaagacggacgaaatcagtgtcttatctttgctttcctcttatctccgataaaaggtaagtaaagaggggcaactgtcataccctaatttcgtccggggattattacttgatgacatgcaacctttggttagccgctttgagatacttggcgtcctttgttgcacaataaatgaagtcccgagacgtgtcggaAATCAAAGGGAAGCAGGCTAttgcgatccgtgaaattccgtaatgtggcggaaataaaaaaagggtgtttttgcgcaatccgtgagtttccgtaacttcttcgaaagctaaaaaagagtaaatacatatatccgtaaggattcgtaaccttgcagaaggaaaataagtatcgttacgaaattcgtaaagtttcgtaacgttatggaaaaagaattaccaaaaaaagtaaagggggtgcatttagtaaaaaagggggtacaaatagcagtcaagcccacttgggcctttcagattcttcctccagaaggctgttgcttctggaggaagcaaccttgctcgcctgggcgagctgggtggcaagctcttcccctattttgctataaatagggggaggagtgaagggagaaggggttcagccttcttggcacttctcattctctcgaaattgttgaggaaagttatttccgtgaagaaaatccaagccgaggcgcttccataacgtttccgtgagtaattacacgaagattctcgaccgttcttcaacattcatcgttcgttcttcgttttcttcagtcttcaacgggtaagtacctcaaaccgagcttttcaattcattctatgtacccgtggtggtccacattttgtttcatgtatttttattctcgttttcattcgctttttatacccccttttgacgtgcttaagtcatttatttgaagtcatttctcgcctaatctaaaaataaaataaatttccaccgatcgtttgaattgtatcatccgtttatttcggttaaaatgaatttcgaccgttcggtcaagccgtaaccacgttggaaatcaaaaaagaggtaaaataataatataataataaaaaaaataccttttagtaaaataaagcgaaaaatcaatcggacgttttctctttgggatttctcattcttaattgaattgactaataactaatgtgaaattaaggctaaaatcgatTCGCCTaatcaagctcgtccacaaaaaatagggttttcaaagtttatcatttcagtttcttaccaagtaaaatggatcatttttaaggtccaacgccttaaaatgatcacctttcaagtaaaaagaatcgcttgattcacgcttaagaaagaactacgtaggtctgatttcctctttgatggagggtacgtaggagcaaaagtctcgcttttgtcgacctcaaaaaataaaaagaaataaaagttaagataaaacaatttcacaattctaaaaaataggctgttgtcctttgagacaaacgtgagaggtgctaataccttcctcaaatgtaaatacaactcccgaacttagaatttttgtttcgaccggtttcctttggtttttttgacgttttcctcaaataaacgttggtggcgactctgcgcatctttcctcctttggaaagcgcacccgtgagcctcaccttcgctcgcccgcaaaagggcacgttgcgacaacaGTGTTGGTGTTAGTGTTGAATGCTGAAGTCGGACTCCAACCACTAGTAGAAAATATAGAATTAACATCGGaagattaacatcggttttttaaaaaaccgatgttaacaaaagcgcggtggcatttttgtaaataagtcgagttcattaacatcggttttgtcaaaaccgatgttaactacctgatgttaacatcggttatttaaataaccgatgttaatgttgggtatttaacatcggtttttttaaaccTGATGTTAACTACCTgcggttaacatcggtttttggaaaatcgatgttaactaccTTAggtcaacatcggttatttttaaaaaattgatgttgtgttgttgataaattaaaaacctGAATTACTTCATCCTCCCGCGCGCTAAAACCCTATCTTACTTTCTCCTTTCTCCTTTCGCCTGAGCACTGACTGCCGCAAATTGCtcgtgactgcaaccacattgttgTCAGCTACGACTGCCACTGAAACCCTATCGTCACTACAACCACATTATTGTCATCTACGACTGGTCGTGACTCTTCTTTCTCAGTCCCATTCTGAGTTGCCTGTGGCTGCCACTCGAGGTCAGCTTTatgtcttcatttttttcattgcaTTTAGACTctattttctttgctttttatAAGGACATTGTTGTCATTGGACTTCTTTTTGGTTGGGGTACGGGTCTCTGTTACCTTGTTGATCGGAAGTAGTTTGACCTATTTGTTCTTTTGCTTTGCTCGTTTcacattttttgttcttttgaatctatttgaaaattatttgcaGTTGGTCTACTATCCTGGGGTGTCGTAGATTCAGTTGCTTtttcattcaatgttttgataatGGGGTAGGGGCTGGTGGTTATATATGTGAGTTGTTTTCCTAACCATAAGATTTATTTGATAGTGGGAAAGGGAATGTAATGATGGAGATGCGGGCAGAAGGGTTTTAGAGGTGTTAGGCACAATGGATGGTTTTGGGGATTTTGATGAGTTAGGAGAACACAAAGGGCTTTGTGTACTTTGGGTCAGAAAACAAAAGCTTTGGTGAAGTAACCCGGCTTCTGGTGTGGCAGGTATTGGTTTTGCTGACAAATAGTGCAGTTGCGAACAAAAGCTTTAGTGTCAAAGTACATGCTTGACCAGTAGAAGGAGGTGCCAAGCCTAACCAAATTTGGTTGAGGTTTAAAGTGTCCTGTCGTTGGGGAGGAGTGGTGAAGATTGGAAATCTGAGGCACAAAGAGTCAATTTTGTAAGTACAATAAGCCTTTTGAGACTCTGAAAGTTATTTGCATGCTTTCATCAATTTCAACTTTTCTAATCAGTTATTTGCATTCACAAGGTCTTGCGTTTATATTTGTAGGTTATGTTTCGTTCCACTTTGTAATCTAAGCCACTGTTGGATTATCTACCAAAGGACTTGCAACATACTTCTCTTGTACAGCAAGTGTTGAACCAATTGGCTGAAGGTATGTCTCTATTATAGGGTCTGGATTCCCAAATATCATACTTATGACCATGAACAAGAGCTTCTACAAGCCCAAATATGATAGTTGTTGGTTTTTTGTATGTGAAATTttgtaacagaaaaaaaaaaaaagaacacttAAAGCCCATAGTTTAGTTCAGTACCTGCATTAATTGACTGTGCAAACAAGACTATAATGACAATGCCTCATAATACAATATAATACCTTATGTTGGAGTTTACTATTTCCTTAATGACATGTGAAATTTAAGTATTAGTTAACAAATGTTTTGGTGTTTTGGGTactgaataatttatttttaagtttttcattGATTTTGTTCATGAATCGTACGATATTCATTGGTGTTTTGGGTACTGAATGATGTTGCTATCCATTTTTGAGAAGTTGCCACttgccatttgattctcttatcCTACTTGGTGGTGgtgcatttatttttatttccaaaaataaGGTTCAGaataacatgattttgaaaGCAAAAATTTGGGCCAAAAGGGAACCTTAACCATTTTGATTTGATATAGTCTTATGACAAAGGCCACTCCTTGTATACTTAAATTCACATATAGTGCCAAGTAGTACTAGgtttttcttttacaataaaTAGCATTTAggtttgaaaataatatgtagGACAAGAAAGTAACTTAAGAACTAAGAGGCACATCAAACTTTGTCTACCTATTTACAAAAGGGACAGTTAGAAATGGGAGTATAAGTTATCCATTTATTggaataaagtaaaaaagaaaatctagTCTAGGAATATGAACACATGAACCATAAAAATTTAGTGGTCCATGTAGAGTTGAGAGAAGAGGAAGGATACATCATAATACAATCAAACAAGTTAAAATTGTCTCCTATTTAAGCTTTAAACCTTGAGAAAGCCAATGTGGCCCCTTTCTCTCTTGATCAAATGTCACACTTGAGCTGCTCATAGGGGTGGTGGGGTCACTGAAATCTCCCACCCTGTAGGATTGGAAAGAGACAGAAGAATTTAGGTCCTTAGTTTTCCTATTGGGTGAGTCTGAGCACCCTAATGGAAGCAGATAAGGTTTCTTACTACTACTATTCTTGTTATTATTAACTTGGCTTCCTCCTCCTATGCTTAGAGTCAAATCCACTTCCATGTCTTCATCATAACCATCATCATTGTTGCTGCATATTTTGCATCTCTCTAGTGTAGTGTAGGAGGTAAGTCCTGCCTCATGTTCATCATAGCCGCCATAAAAAATGTCTCTCTCAGCAGGCCTTTCTAGGTCAAAACCCCTTTGCCTTTTTATGGTCTCTCCAGAATAGCTTCCACTCCTTTTCTTTGAGCATAAGTCCTCTCTCAAACTTTGGACATAAAGAGAAAATATCAAACAATAATATTACACATCCTAAAAGTGATAACCTATGTTTAGACTGAATTCAGATAGACACTCCAGTGTTGGGGTCAGATATATAATAAACAGAAAATTTCTACGCCAAAACGATGATATATAAAAACTATTCATATGTCTTCACTAACTAATAATAAGATTTTTCTGAGGTTGCAATTTGTTCTTGCAAAAAAATGGACTAAAACCCTACGTAAGTTCTGTCTTCATCAAAGACATATTGTAGGTAATTTACATAGCAGGGGATTTCATTCACTGCTTCTAAGGATGGGGTGGTCTAATATGAAGCAATCAAGAAATTTTCATGCGTTGCCAAAAAGGGGATTCAAACTGATTCACGTTGCAAACAATCATGACCAAAGGATCTAGTGGATTTCACCATCTTTTAGTTACAAGAATAGAACCATCAACCATAGAATTGACTTCAATACCCAAGAAGTAATCTAGCTTCCCAAGTTGTTTAAGagaaatcaaaatgaaacttgGTTGTAAACTGTTGGACTAAGGTTGCAGAACTAGCAATTATTAtgatgtcatcaacatacacaaaaacataaatgataTGAGAATCATCTTTGAAGATAAAGAGAGATGGATCACATTTGCTTGCAAAGAAGCCAAGATGCAAAAGAATGGTTTTAAGTCTATCAAACCATTATCTTGGTGCTTTCTTAAGCCCATATAATTCTCTGTTTAACTTAAAAACTAGTGAAGTATTATGGTTTTCAAAACCTAGAGGAAACCAACATagttaacataattaaaatgaacaacattaAGAAAAGTTTAGGTGCAAATGTatagatataaataaatttgagtgAGTATGACAAAGGTTTTGTAAAGAAGTTTGTGGTTATGGGTTACCTCAAAAAATCCCCAGTTCTGACAAGCATGTTGAATTTGGTCCAACATAGTCTTTCTCTCCTCACCATTGATATTCTCCAAGTTGATCATAGGGAAGTTCTCCATCTGTCACTCTTTGAAATTCTCTTGTTCCTCCGAGTAAAACTATGTTAGATTTAGTTTGTCTGTGCAGATAGGGAAACAACGTGTGTgctatttatagaaatttaAGTGTACAGTACAGTCGATAAATAGTAGTATTCCAAATCGTGCTTGACTAGTTATAAGGCATATGAATCATGAAATTTGCGTCATTGCATCGTgttgttagaacttagaagctTAAGCTTGATCCATCTTACAATTGTTAACTATATCAGGTATTTAAAGCCTACACAAATGTTGAGTTGCAATGAATTTGTAATTGCAAGTTGAGAGACAGACTAGGTAAGAGCGAGTTAGTGATATACAAATGCTAATATATCAATTATGATCAATAATTCGTCTTTAGTcctttaaaagtgaaaatactATAATATAGTATATGTATCTTGTTGTCCCTTAAATTTATACAAATGACACATATTCTAATTGTCTTATTCTTGCCGGTTTCTAAACTTTATTTACGTTTGTGGTTGCATTCATAGAGGAATTCTATAAGTTGTACTTGCCGAATTTGGGTGACATCAAGGAAAGGGTAAGATTTAAGCTAGGATTGCCTATTTTAAgcattatttaacttttttatgcaCTTTCAGTATATTCCTTGTTTAATTCCACTTTAAGTTGGCACCAAGTAAACTGTGATTGCTTGCAACTGCTGATATTAGGGTGTCTAACATGAGATAAGCTTGTAATTAGTCTGACAAAAGTGTCCACATTTCCATCATCATTGATTATGTGCTTCATTGCAACATTCAGATTCTTTGTCATGGTACCCTTATAGACCTTACCTAAAATTGAAATCCATTAATAAGAATTCGTTATACATACAGATTCAATCAAGCTTggagaatttaaataaataagtggATGTCTTCAATTGGTTAGGCAAGGCAAAGAACCaagattttaagttttaactctAGGAACACTTATCCAATTCCATGTTATGCTAGTGTGATCATGTATCTGCATTGACAGTAAAATCAACCTCCACATATAGCTGACTAGTGGCTATAGTCTCGACAGACTTCCCATTGAAATCATTTAATCTGACAGCTTTTGTAGCCAAAACTGGAAATTCCCTAGCATGACAAATAGTTTGCAACCTTTGTCCTTCTACAATGCAAAAATTTCCCCATAGAGTTAACTCAACACTTCGGCCAGACATGTCTTTCAACTGGAGAGTTCTCTTCTGAACTTCAGTGCCATTTTTTCTCATGATTGATGTTGTAGGCCTAATAGAAGTCACCACACCAATCACATCCACAATGCTGTTGTTTTCCAAACTTTCAATTTCACTAATGGGGTGATAATTAAATGTCTGTGATGTAATTAAGTCATTATCATCAAGGAATGGTTGTATAATTGATGCCACATCAAGGGTCGGCTCTTGATCATTGCGAAGGTGATTAAAATTCTTCTGAGCTGGCTTTATGCTTCCCCTGGAAATTAGATATACCTTACCAGCTTGAATAACATTGTAGAACTGATCAGCCACAGCATTGAAGCAAGTTGCCCCAATTTCTCCACCATCATAATCCACAACATCAAAAGAAAACACCTACCAACATAATAGAGCTCGACATTCTTGACCTATAGAGTTTTACTACTGAAAGGCTAACATAAGGTAAAAGGTAATCAAAACTAGGCCAAAGTATATCGTAGGCCTATCTATCATTGGATATTAATGGTTGACAAGGCCAAAAGATATAACTGGCAATGCAAAGATCTTGATGCCAAAATTGTTATGCAACAACTCTCCTTAGGAACCATCAGAACCCTATCGTCGCGTGGTAAATTAGTTTTAAGTAGAAGTGTCATACAGAAACATTCAAGCGGCAGAGCCAatgttttaaatatgaaattatccATACCAAACATCTCTAGGATATTACAATAAATCCGTATATGTATTTCCAGAATTAGGTGATAAAAACTTAGAGGAGTTCAAATTTTGACAAACTTGGAGGATCCAATGTGCACAACTCAAGAACCAAAAACTCCAAGAGCAAAAGCATAGTGTGTTGTGAATGGTTCAACTTTGTTTAGAAAGACTAACAGGCAAAGTTGAATGATAATTGTATTTATGAAGAGTGAAGACTAACTAGCAAAAGAATATGTAATAACCACATCATAATCACCATTTAAAAGATTCAAGAGATAATAAAGAAAAGGTAAAAGGCAGAAATGTATATCTTTGAGACCTTACTGTTCTTCATGACCCACAGCTGAGGGAGAACAAAAACAGCTTCAAGATAAACACAAaatcaaacattaaaatatctatttttgaacagcttcaataaagatttcaaaaacaaaaaattgaactaaGCACGCCTCCAAAATCACTGTCCTCATAATCATAcattaaaatatctatttttgaaCAGGTAATCAAGCCAAACAAGCTTGCAGGAATGACAGAGCACACAATCAAACAATGCCCTTCCCTTCTTCTTTTCTGGAAAACTGTACGATCAATCAACAATAACAATCACAAACTAAACTTTAGTTTCAGGCTTTGAGGTGCAGTTTCTATGCAAGATAAATACAGTTAATAATAACCATACAGATAAtaaacttaataattttataaatttaagaagttccaaaactatttttaacaCAATCGTACCCTAAAAGTTTGCagaataaattacattttccacCAATTGCAGttttgttgttaaaaaaaagtttcttaTATAAAAGTTGATTAGGCATTGGATAATTGACCACATAGTATATTGCAAGGTTGTCCTTATCATCTATATAACTAGATTTCAATTTGAAACGTATCACTTGGActatggttaattttttttaggttatCATATACCACTTTTAATTCGCATTGTTGTTGAAGCTCTTTAGGGTTATCACAACTCCAGGTACGTACGTAGGAACTAGTATGTATATACtggtgtttgatttaaaatgttatatactggtgtttgctttaaaatgttatatactggtgtttgatttaaaatgttGCATACtggtgtttgatttaaaatattatatgcaaCCCCTTTAAAAGGACTACACCAAATATAATGTTATGATTTGAAAGGGTACCTGAGATTTcgatgatttatttttatcagaaacaataatatatatatatatatatatagataattgagtaccagaggtactgaagTAAAAATGTTTTGTTGCCCAAGCTAATGGTTCCAGATTAGACTAAATGGAGTCTATTAGGAACCACAGCTAAGCCACACCATATTAGTGACAGAATCTGCTAATCAAAAGTTCTATTCTT is a window encoding:
- the LOC100783718 gene encoding uncharacterized protein, whose amino-acid sequence is YVQSLREDLCSKKRSGSYSGETIKRQRGFDLERPAERDIFYGGYDEHEAGLTSYTTLERCKICSNNDDGYDEDMEVDLTLSIGGGSQVNNNKNSSSKKPYLLPLGCSDSPNRKTKDLNSSVSFQSYRVGDFSDPTTPMSSSSVTFDQERKGPHWLSQGLKLK